In a genomic window of Vanessa tameamea isolate UH-Manoa-2023 chromosome 31, ilVanTame1 primary haplotype, whole genome shotgun sequence:
- the LOC113391361 gene encoding gelsolin-like, with product MPEVHHAFVNSGKKAGIEIWRVEDFEPVAVPSHQYGNFYSGDSYIVLKTTGTSNLSWDIHFWLGSKTSQDEAGAAAILSVNLDDEQFHGDAVQHRESQGYESRQFLGYFEPAIRYLDGGHASGFNHVTVNAGAEKRLFQIKGKRNVRVRQVETSVSSMNKGDCFILDVDHDIMVYVGEKAKSVERLKAISVANQIRDQDHSGRGNIEIIDPFSNEGDVNKFFAALGSGDQDSVSDAEEGGDDEDFERGASKEVTLCEVSDSSGSLEIKKLSGPYTKEQLDTKECYILDTGSSIYVWIGREANGREKAEAMKKAQYYLEVNNYPAWVHISKVVAGIEPTAFKQHFQDWN from the exons ATGCCTGAAGTGCACCACGCTTTCGTGAACTCGGGAAAGAAGGCTGGTATCGAAATATGGAGAGTTGAG GATTTCGAGCCCGTTGCAGTACCTTCTCATCAATACGGGAACTTCTATAGTGGAGATTCTTACATCGTGTTAAAG ACAACCGGTACCTCTAACCTTTCCTGGGATATTCACTTCTGGCTGGGTTCAAAGACAAGCCAAGACGAGGCGGGTGCCGCCGCCATACTCTCCGTCAATCTCGACGACGAGCAATTCCACGGGGATGCTGTCCAGCATAGAGAAAGTCAGGGTTATGAATCGAGGCAGTTTCTTGGATACTTTGAACCAG CCATACGTTACTTGGATGGCGGTCATGCGTCCGGATTTAACCACGTGACTGTTAACGCGGGCGCCGAGAAGAGACTCTTCCAGATCAAGGGCAAACGGAATGTCAGAGTGAGACAG GTGGAGACGTCAGTTTCGTCCATGAACAAAGGCGACTGCTTCATCCTGGATGTCGATCATGACATCATGGTTTATGTTGGAGAGAAGGCGAAGAGCGTCGAGCGGCTCAAGGCTATATCGGTCGCTAATCAGATCAGAGATCAGGATCACAGTGGACGCGGCAACATTGAAATTATTG ATCCTTTCTCAAACGAAGGTGACGTGAACAAGTTCTTCGCGGCGCTCGGATCTGGAGACCAGGATTCGGTTTCAGACGCGGAGGAAGGGGGCGATGATGAG GACTTTGAACGGGGCGCCTCCAAAGAGGTCACGTTGTGCGAAGTGTCCGACAGTTCCGGATCGTTGGAGATCAAGAAACTATCCGGACCTTACACCAAGGAACAATTAGACACAAAG GAGTGCTATATCCTGGACACCGGCAGCAGCATCTACGTGTGGATCGGGAGGGAAGCGAATGGAAGG gaGAAAGCGGAGGCTATGAAGAAGGCACAGTATTACCTTGAAGTGAATAACTATCCTGCTTGG GTGCACATATCGAAGGTCGTGGCGGGCATAGAGCCGACTGCCTTCAAGCAACACTTCCAAGACTGGAATTAA